CAGTCCGGCCCCGATGCACAACCGCCTGCCCCCGGCTCGCCCTTCGCACCCCACGCGCCCGGCCAAGAACCCCAATCACCCTTCGCTCCGTCGGCTGGCGCCTCCCCGTTCGCCCCCCAGGCCTCGGCATCCGCAGCAGACGACACCGGCGCCATCGCCGACACCAACCAGGCGTACTCGACCGCAGACGACGACACCGGCGTCATCACCCCCATCGACGCCGACGCACCGTCCGCCACGGACGACGACACAGGCGTCATCCCCCCGATCGCCGACCCCGGCACCACCGACTCCTTCACCGCCGGCGACGACACCGGCATCACCCCGCCGATCGCCGAAGCCATCACCCCCACGGACTCCACCCCCGACGACGACACCGGAGTAATCCAACCCGTCGCCACCCCGGACTCCGCCCAGGGCAGCCACGCGCCCTTCCCACCAGACGCACACCACGACCAGCACCCGCCCACAGCCGAATCGCAGGACCACCAGCCGCACTCCCCACTGAACGCCCCCCAGCGCCACCACCCAACGTCGTCCCTGGAAGCCCACCAGGACCCACGCGAGTACTCGCGCACGGACAGCCCCCAGAGCCAACTCCCAGACTCGTCGCCGGACGCAGCCCGGGACCACCACCCAGGCTCGCCCTTGGACGCGGCCCGAGTTCAGCACCCAGGCTCACGCTCGGACGCAGCCCAGGATCAGCGTTCGGACTCGTCCTTCGGGACTCTGCAGGACCGCCAGGCCTCCTCGCCGGACGAACGGGACCATCGCCCAACTGCACCCCACGACGCCGGCCAGAGCCACGGCCCGACTCCGCCTCTCGACGCCGCTGGTTTCGACCAGCCCGGCTCGCCTCTGGACCGCGATCAGTACCGTCGCTCGGACTCGTCCGTACAGGCGGCCCAGGACCAGCACCCGAGTTCCCCCTCGGACGCCCGCCAGGACCGTCATCCGGCCTCGCCTGACGATGCACCCCAGGACCAGCATCCGACCTCGCACCCGAACGACGCCCAGGGTGACCGCCCGCCCTCGCCCCTCGCCGCAGGTCAGCCCCCTCGCGCGGTCTCGCCCCTCGACGCCCACGCCCCGGACCACCCGGCGCAGGCCGAGCCCAAACCCCCGTCCCCGATGGAACGCGAGTGGGTAGGCGGCGCCTGGATCAACGGCGAGTGGATCGAGGACGCCGCCGCGTACCTGGCGGCCAACCCTCACCTGGCCCACCCACCCCGCCCCGCCCGCCGCCAACGCAGAACCCCATCCGCCGACCCGACCACGCCCGAGGGCCTTCACACCCCCGCCAACCCCTACGCCGAATCCCGCCCCAACCCCTACGCCGAATCCCGCCCCGACACCTACGCCGCCGATTCCCGCCGCGACGCCCCCGCGGCCGAATCCCGTACCGCTGAGTTCGGCCCAGACGCCCACGCGGCCGAATCCCGTGGCGCGGAGTTCGGCCCAGACGCCCACGCGGCCGAACCCCGTGGCGCGGAGTTCGGCCCAGACACCCACACTGCCGAATCCCAAGCCGCTGAGACTCACCCTGACGCCTACGCGGCCGAATCCCGAACCGCCGAATCCCGCGCCGACACCTACACCGGCGAATCCCGCGCCGACACCTACACCGGCGAATCCCGCGCCGACACCTACACCGGCGAATCCCGCGCCGACACCTATGCCGGCGAAGCCCGCGCCGACGGCGGTCGCCTCGACAGCCGCGAGCTTGACCCCGACGACGAGTCCCAAGGCACTGCCGATCTCCCCACGGAGTCCATCGAGGCACTCCCCGCCCTCGTCGAACCACGAGACACCGCCGACACCTATGCCGGCGGAGACCGCGCCGACGGCGGTCGCCTCGACAGCCGCGTGCTTGACTCCGACGACGAGTCCCAAGGCACTGCCGATCTCCCCACGGAGTCCATCGAGGCACTTCCCGCCCTCGACGATCCGCGAGACACCGACGACCGCCGGGCCGACGACGTGCCCGGTGATGACGATGAGCCGGCCGCGGCAGACCGGCCCGCGCCCGACGCGGTGGCGGGCGCGTGGGGCTCTGACCCGCGGGGCGAAAGCGACCACCGGGCGGGCGACGTACACGGTGGTGTCGAGGAGCCGCGGTCGGCAGACCGGCCCGCGCCCGACGCAGCGGCGGGCGACGTACACGGTGGTGTCGAGGAGCCGCGGTCGGCAGACCGGCCCGCGCTCGACGCAGCGGCCGGCGACGTACACGGTGGTGTCGAGGAGCCGCGGTCGGCAGACCGGCCCGCGCTCGACGCAGCGGCTGGCGACGTACCCGGTGGTGTCGAGGAGTCGGGTGCGGCCGACCGGCGCACTGCCGACGAGTCGGACACTTATCCGCGGGGGGACAGCGAGCGCCAGGCCGACGTACGCGCTGGTGTTGATGAGCGGGGTGCTGCGGACCAGGAGGCGGCCTACGCGTCGAGTACCGATCTGCGCGGAGACAGCGACCGGCAGACCGACGCACGCGCTGGTGTTGATGAGCCGGGTGCGGACCTGCAGGCGGCCGAGGCGTCGGGCACTGACCCGCGGGGAGACGGCGACCGCCGGATCGCCGAGCTGCCGACGGAATCCTTCGATGCACTTCCTGCCGCCGACACGAGCGATGGGCGGGCTGCCGGCACGCAGGGTGCCGATGGGGATGGGCGCGACGCGCGGAGCGATGACGACCGTCGAGCAGTCGACGTACGGGGTGGCGGCCGTCCGGTGGACGGTCAGCGGGCGGATGGTGAGTCTGGGCCCAGCGGTTCGCGGTGGGTGTCTGACGGACCTGCGGAGGCTGAGGCGCAGCCGGCGAACACGCGGTGGGCTACCGATGAGCCGACCGCGGAAGCTTCCGATGGCGACGCCGTTGGTGTGGAGGCGGTCGACGAGAGCGACACTGCCGGGGATGGCGGTCGGTGGATCGCTGGTGCGGAAGACGCCGACGATCTGGTCTTCGAAGACCGGTTGATCGGTGAGGACGCCGACGTTGAACGGTCGGGTGCCGGCCGCGTGCTTGGGGCTGCGGCGGAGGACGTTGACGGGTCGTCTGTGGGTGAGCAGCGGGCGGACGGCGTCGGGTTCGAGGATGAGGCGCCGACGGCTGAGATCGCCGCGGTGGTTGACGGGCTGGCTGATGAGGAGATTGCGCGGGTCGACTCGGGGGAGAGCGCTGCGGCTGGGGATGGGCCGCGGACTTATCCGCCGTTGAGTGATCAGTACGGCGGGTCGGGGGGCGAGCTGGACTACGAGTACGCGAACGAGGTCTTCCACGACGAGATCCTCGGTGGCGCGGACTGGACGGCCGATCAGCTCGGTGAGATTTCGATCAGTGAAGCTCGACCTGAGGTTGAGGCAGAAGCCGCCGGTACGTCGGAGTCGCAGGACGCCGAGCTGCAGGTACATGAAGTCGACGAGACCGAGCAGCAATCTGCTGAGGTGGACGCCGAGGCGGAGATCGCCGAGCAAGAGCCAGCTGAGCAAGCACCAGGTGCCGAGCAGGCAACTGCCGAGCAGGCGCCGGGCGGCGACCAAGTATCAGCGGCCGAGGTAGTTGCTGTTGGCATCGATGAGTCGGCCGATGCCGCCGATGCGGAGGATATGCCGGCGTCGGAAGATGCACCGACAGCGGAGGACGCGCCGGGGTCAGAGGAGGATGCGACCGCGGAGGTTGCAGAAGTTGCCGAGCCGGAAGGCGCCTCTGAGTCCATCGTCCTCGAGGAACCGGCAGACGCGGACGACGAGCCGGATCAGACGGCCGACCACGTGGAGGCGCAGCACGAGGCTGCCGGGGATGCGGCGGCCGCCGGTGCGGCACAGCTTGTCGGCGAGGCGACCGCCGCACAGGCCAACGGGCTGAACGGCCATCACCAGGAGCACCCCAACGGCCACGCCGAAATCCCCAGCGACCACGCCGAAACCCCCAACACCCACCCCACCGACGACGCCTCCGCAGGCATGCTCATCCCCGAGCTCTCCAGCCCGGGCATCCCCATCGCGCTCCCGCTCGGTGTTGAGCAGGCCATGCGCACCGAGCCCGAGCGCCCCCGCCCGCGCCCCAAGGAGTCCGCCGCCTTCGAAGCACTCCGTGCCTGGTGCCGCGCACGCACCAACGTCGTACCGTCTGGCTTCACGCTTCAGGTTCAGGTCCTCGACCCCGCCCGGCCGTCGTACCGGTTCGACCTCGAGCCGGCGCGGGTCGACGACGAGGAGTGGCCCGACGACCGGCTGAGCGAGTTGCTCGGGGATCTGTGGATCGAAGAGGCCCGGACCGATCACGGCGGGTGGCTGTTCGCGCGGATCGACGCGGCGGGCCGGACCCTGCGGATCGACCGCTGGTACGACCAGGTTCCCGAGTGGTGGGACACCCAGCTCCCCGGCGCGATCGACGTCGAGGGGCTCGTACGACGCCTGTACCGCCGCGGTCCGGACTGGCAGCCGTCCTACCTGGAGCAGCTGTACATCACCGCGGGATAGCGTTGTCCCCATGTTGCTCAGGATCTTCACCGAACCCCAGCAAGGCGCCTCGTACGACGACCTGCTGGCCGTCGCGCAAAAGACCGAGGAGTGCGGCTTCGACGCGTTCTTCCGTTCCGACCACTACCTCGTGATGGGCGACGAGGACGGCCTGCCGGGGCCGACCGACGCCTGGATCACGCTGGCGGGGCTCGCCCGCGAGACCAGCCGGATCAAGCTCGGCACGCTGGTCAGCTCCGCTACGTTCCGCAATCCCGGCGTGCTCGCGATCAGCGTCGCGCAGGTCGACCAGATGAGCGGTGGTCGCGCCGAGCTCGGGCTGGGTGCGGGCTGGTTCGAGGCCGAGCACGCGGCGTACGGGCTGGACTTCCCGGACACGCCGGGCCGGTTCGACCTGCTGACCGAGCAGCTCGAGCTGATCACCGGGCTGTGGGACACGCCGGTGGGGGAGAAGTACGACTTCACCGGCAAGCACTACCAGCTCAAGGACTCCCCGGCCCTGCCGAAGCCGGTCC
The Kribbella italica DNA segment above includes these coding regions:
- a CDS encoding LLM class F420-dependent oxidoreductase; the encoded protein is MLLRIFTEPQQGASYDDLLAVAQKTEECGFDAFFRSDHYLVMGDEDGLPGPTDAWITLAGLARETSRIKLGTLVSSATFRNPGVLAISVAQVDQMSGGRAELGLGAGWFEAEHAAYGLDFPDTPGRFDLLTEQLELITGLWDTPVGEKYDFTGKHYQLKDSPALPKPVQQPHPPIIVGGAGKKRTPALAAQYAAEFNAGFKPLDDTKTLFDRVQAACTAIGRDPKTLALSAAHRVAVGKDKAEVERRATAVGWSLDQLAESGVGGTPAEVVDHLGRFAELGADRFYLQIMDLTDLDHLELIASEVLPQLS